The following DNA comes from bacterium.
GCCCCGTGACTGGAGCGCCGGGTGCAGGTCGGCTGCAGGCAGGTAGAAAATGAACTCCGCGCCCCGGCCAGACTCGCTCACGACCGAGATGTGGCCGTTGTGACGCTTGATGATCGAGTAGCTGGTGGCCAGCCCCAGCCCGCTGCCGTGGGCCTTGCTCGTGAAATAGGGGTCGAAGATATGGGGCATTGTCTCGGGCGTGATACCGCGGCCGTGATCTCTCACGCTCACGCGGATGTACCTTCCCGCCGCCAGCGAGGCCACCTCCCCCTTTGCCAGGGTCACGTTGCGGGTCATGACACGCACCACGCCGCCGGCCGGCATGGCCTGGATGGCATTGAGCACCAGGTTGTGCAGCACCTGGCTGATCTGCCCGCTGTCTATGTCGGCGTCCCACGGCTCCGGGTCAAAATCCAGCTCGGAGCGCACGTTCGAGCCGCGCAGCGCGAAACGTGTCGTGTTGCGGATCAGGTCGTTGACACAGGTGGGTTTGCGGATCGGCGCCCCGCCCTTGGAGAAAGTGAGCAGCTGCTGGGTCAGGTCTCTGGCGCGCAGGGCCGCCTCCTCGATGTCGTGGATCAGGTCGAGCACCTCGCCGTTGCCGGCCAGGGAGCGGCGCGCCATGGAGATGTTGATCATCACCGCGCCCAGCAGGTTGTTGAAATCGTGGGCGATCCCGCCGGCCAGCACACCCAGGGAAAACAGCTTTTCGGACTTGATCCTCTCCTGTTCCATCTGCCGCAGCTCGGTGATATCCCGTCCCACGGCCTGGAACTCGACCAGACGGCCCTCGCGGTTGAAAATCGCCCGGTTGGTCCACTGCTGCCAGCGCACACAACCGTTGGACAGGACAGAGCGGTTCTCGATGTTCAGCACGGGGTTATCCGGAGTAAGGGCCAGCAGGTTTTGCTGCACTCTGTCGCGGTCCTCCTCCGTGATGAAATGGAACATGTTATGACCGAGCATTTTCTCGGCTTCAATCCCGTAATAACGGGTGGTGGCCTCGTTCAGGAAAGTGAGCGTCCCATCCGGCAGGAACCGGCCGATCAGCTCGGTCTGGTCCTCCACCACGGCCCGGAAGCGGGCTTCGCTTTCGCGCAGGGCCTGTTCGGCCCGGATCCTGGCGATCACCCCGCCGATCTGGACCGCCACCGCTTCCAGGGCGCTCCTGACCACCGGGGTGAACTCGTCCCGCTGACGGGAGGCGACATTGATGCAGGCAATGAGCGCCCCCTCGTGCAGCACCGGGAGCGAGCAGAGCGCCCGCAGGCTGTTATCCGGAGAATATTCGCTCCGGCCGGTCTGGCGCAGCATTTCACGGTAATGGATGTAAACCGGCCGGCCCTGCATGATAAGGCCCGCCTGGAACGATTCCGGCCCCAGGCGGCCGACAAGGCTCAGAAAATCCTCGGAAAGCCCGCGGCTGCAGACCAGGTCCAGCCCTTTCTCCGCGTTGACCAGGTACACCCCGCCGCAATCGGTCCCCGAAACCCTCAGCGCAGCCTCCAGGCAGAGTTCGAGCGCGTCACCGACCTCTGTCACCTCCCCCAGGCGGGTGCTCAGGTCGCGCTGGGCTGTCAATTGGTCCTCGGCCGCCCGGCGGCTGGTTACATCCTCGAAAAGGATGCGATGCAGGTTGCGGCCGGGCTTGTCGTCCCAGGCCAGATGCAGCTTGAAAACTCTTTGGTCCCCGACCTTGGTGTTCAGCCGGGTCTCGATGTCGAAAGGCATGCGGTGATTTTTCAGGTCCAGACGGGATGGGCGGGTGTAGATTTCAATGTCGTAAAAAATCGCCGCC
Coding sequences within:
- a CDS encoding PAS domain S-box protein — encoded protein: LRNKPHELEKDWSLFYSGPQSEEIVGVDWRVSSLCRTDKWSIRSRDGRMEIVHSPHAEDDLDCYLMFSGWQFNPEEDLKLVYSVRTPDDPTLIRDMSCVLNGSLEHEQNPDHRGYTVCTGSNYNQEARIARRLCKVISLPERLAPSTDYRIEVFHAGGLIHRTLYNLSLGQALGTVDYIDHDPLCRVPGYIGLFTFSGAAIFYDIEIYTRPSRLDLKNHRMPFDIETRLNTKVGDQRVFKLHLAWDDKPGRNLHRILFEDVTSRRAAEDQLTAQRDLSTRLGEVTEVGDALELCLEAALRVSGTDCGGVYLVNAEKGLDLVCSRGLSEDFLSLVGRLGPESFQAGLIMQGRPVYIHYREMLRQTGRSEYSPDNSLRALCSLPVLHEGALIACINVASRQRDEFTPVVRSALEAVAVQIGGVIARIRAEQALRESEARFRAVVEDQTELIGRFLPDGTLTFLNEATTRYYGIEAEKMLGHNMFHFITEEDRDRVQQNLLALTPDNPVLNIENRSVLSNGCVRWQQWTNRAIFNREGRLVEFQAVGRDITELRQMEQERIKSEKLFSLGVLAGGIAHDFNNLLGAVMINISMARRSLAGNGEVLDLIHDIEEAALRARDLTQQLLTFSKGGAPIRKPTCVNDLIRNTTRFALRGSNVRSELDFDPEPWDADIDSGQISQVLHNLVLNAIQAMPAGGVVRVMTRNVTLAKGEVASLAAGRYIRVSVRDHGRGITPETMPHIFDPYFTSKAHGSGLGLATSYSIIKRHNGHISVVSESGRGAEFIFYLPAADLHPALQSRGGRKGRGTKPVTGSILVMDDEPLYRDSLARALTNSGHRVRTAGSGLEALEMYELEFKAGRRFDLVIMDLTIPGGMGGKETLSRIRRLDPEVRAVVSSGYSNDQVLADFRHYGFSGIIPKPYRVEELLEVVSTVMRKRRPGGSGSAKGCKD